The Lutibacter sp. Hel_I_33_5 genome has a window encoding:
- the argS gene encoding arginine--tRNA ligase: MNIQNRIEATVKEGFLALYETEIPSVEFQATRKEFEGDITVVVFPLLRYKKGNPVQIGEDLGKYVVENIDVITNYNVVKGFLNLVIEDTFYTNFFNSIYSDATYGFNKNTEDRTPRMVEYSSPNTNKPLHLGHVRNVLLGYSVSEILKAAGHKVYKTQIINDRGIHICKSMLTWEKFGNGETPESTGLKGDKLVGNYYVKFDQEYKKEIAQLISEGKTEDEAKKEAPLFLAAKEMLLKWEAGDEQVVALWKEMNGWVYKGFDVTYKNIGVDFDKLYYESNTYLLGKDIIEEGLKSGVFYKKDDGSVWCDLTEDGLDEKLVLRSDGTAVYMTQDIGTAIQRAKDFTDVGGMVYTVGNEQDYHFKVLFLILKKLGYSWAESLYHLSYGMVDLPSGKMKSREGTVVDADDLMVEMTETAKTISEELGKLDGYSEAEKNELYNTIGLGALKYFILKVDPKKRILFDPKSSVDFQGNTGPFIQYTYARIQSIIRKANFDYNVISSDVEISLHAKEKELIKQLEIYPEAIQQAATNYSPAVIANYTYDLVKEFNSFYQNVSILGEENQDKKIFRVQLANKVANTIKSAFNLLGIQVPERM; the protein is encoded by the coding sequence GTTGTTGTTTTTCCTTTATTACGCTACAAAAAAGGGAATCCTGTTCAGATTGGCGAAGATTTAGGAAAGTATGTTGTTGAAAATATTGATGTAATTACCAATTACAATGTTGTAAAAGGTTTCTTAAATTTAGTGATAGAAGATACTTTTTACACTAACTTCTTCAATTCAATTTATTCGGATGCTACTTACGGATTCAATAAAAACACCGAAGATAGAACTCCTAGAATGGTTGAATATTCATCGCCAAACACTAATAAACCACTTCATTTAGGCCATGTTAGAAATGTTCTTTTAGGATATTCTGTTTCAGAAATATTAAAAGCTGCAGGTCATAAAGTGTATAAAACTCAGATTATAAACGATCGAGGAATACATATTTGTAAATCGATGTTAACTTGGGAAAAGTTCGGAAACGGAGAAACTCCTGAATCAACAGGTTTAAAAGGTGATAAATTGGTTGGAAACTATTATGTAAAGTTCGACCAAGAATATAAAAAAGAGATTGCTCAATTAATATCCGAAGGAAAAACTGAAGACGAAGCTAAAAAAGAAGCACCGCTTTTTTTAGCAGCGAAAGAAATGTTATTGAAATGGGAAGCTGGAGATGAGCAAGTTGTTGCTCTTTGGAAAGAAATGAATGGTTGGGTTTATAAAGGTTTTGATGTTACTTACAAAAATATTGGAGTAGATTTTGATAAACTATATTACGAAAGCAATACGTACCTTTTAGGAAAAGATATCATTGAAGAAGGATTAAAGTCTGGTGTTTTTTACAAAAAAGATGATGGTTCGGTTTGGTGTGATTTAACCGAAGATGGTTTAGACGAAAAGTTAGTATTACGTTCTGATGGAACAGCTGTCTATATGACACAAGATATCGGAACTGCAATTCAACGTGCAAAAGATTTTACTGACGTTGGCGGAATGGTCTATACTGTTGGAAATGAGCAAGATTATCATTTTAAAGTATTGTTTTTAATTCTTAAAAAATTAGGGTATTCTTGGGCAGAAAGTTTATATCATTTAAGTTACGGAATGGTAGATTTACCTTCTGGAAAAATGAAATCTAGAGAAGGAACTGTTGTAGATGCTGATGATTTAATGGTTGAAATGACAGAAACTGCTAAAACTATTTCTGAAGAATTAGGAAAATTAGACGGATATTCTGAGGCTGAAAAAAATGAATTATACAATACAATAGGTTTAGGAGCATTAAAATATTTTATTTTAAAAGTAGATCCTAAAAAAAGAATCTTGTTCGATCCTAAGTCTTCCGTAGATTTCCAGGGAAATACTGGTCCTTTTATTCAGTATACCTATGCTAGAATTCAGTCTATTATTAGAAAGGCAAATTTTGACTATAATGTCATATCTAGCGATGTAGAGATATCTTTACATGCTAAAGAAAAAGAATTAATAAAACAATTAGAGATTTATCCTGAAGCAATACAACAAGCTGCGACTAATTATTCGCCTGCAGTGATTGCAAATTACACATATGATCTGGTTAAAGAATTTAATTCTTTTTATCAAAATGTATCAATTTTAGGTGAGGAAAATCAAGATAAAAAAATATTTAGAGTACAGTTAGCTAATAAGGTTGCTAATACAATAAAATCGGCATTCAATTTATTAGGAATTCAGGTTCCAGAAAGGATGTAA
- the lpdA gene encoding dihydrolipoyl dehydrogenase: MKYDVIIIGSGPGGYVTAIRASQLGFKTAVVEKENLGGICLNWGCIPTKALLKSAQVYDYLKHVDQYGLKAEGIDKDFDAVIKRSRGVADGMSKGVQFLMKKNKIDIIDGFGKIKTGKKVDVTAEDGTVTEYSATNIIIATGARSRVLPNLPQDGKKVIGYREAMSLPSQPKSMIVVGSGAIGVEFAHFYNSMGTDVTIVEFMPNIVPVEDIDVSKQMERSFKKAGIKIMTNSSVESVDTSGDGVKATVKTKKGEEILEADIVLSAVGIKTNIENIGLEDVGIITDRDKILVNDWYQTNIPGYYAIGDVTPGPALAHVASAEGITCVEKLAGVHTEAIDYGNIPGCTYATPEIASVGLTEEKAKEAGYELKVGKFPFSASGKATAAGTPEGFVKVIFDAKYGEWLGCHMIGAGVTDMIAEAVLGRKLETTGHEVLKTIHPHPTMSEAVMEAVADAYDEVIHL; the protein is encoded by the coding sequence ATGAAATACGACGTAATAATTATCGGAAGTGGTCCTGGAGGATATGTGACTGCTATTAGAGCATCGCAATTAGGTTTTAAAACCGCTGTAGTAGAAAAAGAAAACTTGGGTGGAATTTGCCTTAACTGGGGTTGTATACCAACCAAAGCATTATTAAAATCTGCACAGGTTTATGATTATTTAAAGCATGTAGATCAGTATGGTTTAAAAGCAGAAGGAATTGATAAAGATTTTGACGCTGTTATTAAACGAAGTCGTGGCGTTGCAGACGGAATGAGCAAAGGTGTTCAATTCTTAATGAAGAAAAATAAAATCGATATTATTGATGGTTTCGGTAAAATTAAAACTGGTAAAAAGGTTGATGTTACTGCTGAAGATGGAACGGTAACTGAATATAGCGCAACTAATATAATTATTGCTACAGGTGCGCGTTCTAGAGTGTTACCAAATTTACCACAAGATGGTAAAAAAGTAATTGGTTATAGAGAAGCTATGAGTTTGCCAAGTCAGCCAAAATCTATGATTGTTGTTGGTTCTGGAGCTATTGGTGTTGAGTTTGCTCATTTTTATAATTCAATGGGAACTGATGTTACTATTGTAGAATTTATGCCAAATATTGTTCCTGTAGAAGATATTGATGTTTCTAAACAAATGGAGCGTTCGTTTAAAAAAGCTGGAATTAAGATCATGACAAATTCTTCAGTAGAATCTGTTGATACTTCTGGTGATGGTGTAAAAGCAACAGTAAAAACTAAAAAAGGAGAAGAAATTTTAGAAGCTGATATTGTATTATCTGCTGTTGGAATTAAAACAAACATTGAAAATATTGGTTTAGAAGACGTTGGTATTATTACTGATAGAGATAAAATTTTAGTAAACGATTGGTATCAAACAAATATTCCTGGTTATTATGCTATAGGTGATGTAACTCCTGGTCCTGCCCTAGCCCACGTTGCTTCTGCAGAAGGAATTACATGTGTAGAGAAATTAGCTGGTGTTCATACCGAAGCGATTGATTATGGAAATATTCCTGGTTGTACGTATGCAACTCCAGAAATTGCTTCTGTTGGTTTAACTGAAGAAAAAGCTAAAGAAGCTGGTTACGAATTAAAAGTAGGTAAATTTCCTTTTTCTGCATCAGGAAAAGCAACTGCTGCTGGAACACCAGAGGGATTTGTAAAAGTAATTTTTGATGCTAAATATGGTGAATGGCTAGGTTGCCATATGATTGGTGCTGGTGTTACCGATATGATTGCTGAAGCTGTTTTAGGTCGTAAATTAGAAACTACTGGTCATGAAGTGTTAAAAACAATTCATCCACATCCAACTATGAGTGAAGCTGTGATGGAAGCCGTTGCTGATGCGTATGATGAAGTGATACATTTGTAG
- a CDS encoding LysM peptidoglycan-binding domain-containing protein, with amino-acid sequence MKAKYQSVLNLGQELEIKNGDVKEENGVLHVTGTAKNLYEKNLIWDEIKKVGGESPTDIMANISVEDESVFANHTVQSGETLGKIAKQYYGNASKYTTIFEANTSILKSADLIQVGQELVIPNL; translated from the coding sequence ATGAAAGCAAAATATCAAAGCGTATTAAATTTAGGTCAGGAATTAGAAATTAAAAATGGAGATGTAAAAGAAGAAAATGGAGTTTTACACGTTACTGGAACTGCTAAAAACCTATATGAAAAGAATCTTATTTGGGATGAAATAAAAAAAGTAGGTGGTGAAAGCCCTACAGATATTATGGCTAATATTTCAGTAGAAGATGAATCTGTTTTTGCAAACCACACTGTACAAAGTGGAGAAACTTTAGGTAAGATTGCAAAACAATACTATGGAAATGCATCAAAATATACAACAATTTTTGAAGCAAATACATCTATTTTAAAATCTGCAGATCTTATACAAGTAGGTCAAGAATTAGTTATACCAAATTTATAA